In Candidatus Fermentibacter sp., one DNA window encodes the following:
- a CDS encoding ATP-binding protein — MTNNTSVRIKSAVPFKSNSEYLSACFDLVRDLCSVRRTPDEPDYGSCSTAAERRKARMLAREAKTIDKPALEACRRKAANLKRKADATVDAGIVDLPLVRIAREFGLSEVEASVVATAAAYYSRHEIELLIDQATGCGSFNIRAALRLHFPDEEEQLRNRNLFMPASNLICSGVLRYSQRYRWNDMSEENFLGITLEMPLSISSLIHGIDSAGLGTGHSKIIEPGCTLEDLNLPPALEREIRHIAEIELAMGDRDLDDPDEGDPRVVLFYGPPATGKDKVAQAFASLLGKKLYAISTPAYLENEIDSRVDIERTFQTARIFGAVPWFSRSEGLLEMEDYSSIADDFADIVGEYGSTVIMTANGAPSLGPVGRTLTYMVEIPRSERGDRIRMIDSMIPAGIPRADDLDLGKVADSFTSSGPKLRRYVRLACRKASLRPEGEHMLRTSDFLPGLGRDEGRKAAKADDLSYIAEPRARLDDVILGKSQRETVKQIIESVGVWSKVFDEWGLAERYATGRGISALFCGPSGTGKTLTAEAIAGELGKPIRVVQLSGMMDKYVGESEKHIVEIFRNASRNGEVLVIDEADSLFASRVDSSTHNSYYINSHINTLLKEMDDFEGILILTTNYAVKMDTAFERRIRWKVEFPAPDAEARAAIWRKMFPESVPLSPDIDFDALGREFELSGGSIRSAALKALFIIASEGVPLSMEHLRAAMTSERLAMKGIESGREIGFGNPA; from the coding sequence ATGACGAATAACACATCTGTCCGAATCAAGTCTGCAGTTCCTTTCAAATCCAACTCCGAGTACCTCTCGGCCTGCTTCGATCTCGTCCGTGACCTGTGCAGCGTTCGCAGGACACCCGACGAACCGGATTACGGGTCCTGCTCCACCGCCGCCGAGAGGCGCAAGGCACGAATGCTCGCCAGAGAAGCGAAGACGATCGACAAGCCGGCTCTCGAGGCCTGCCGGCGCAAGGCAGCGAATCTGAAGAGGAAGGCCGACGCCACCGTGGATGCCGGCATCGTCGATCTGCCTCTTGTCAGGATCGCGAGGGAGTTCGGGCTCTCAGAGGTCGAGGCTTCCGTCGTGGCCACCGCAGCCGCCTATTACTCCAGACATGAGATCGAACTATTGATCGATCAGGCCACCGGTTGCGGCAGTTTCAACATCAGGGCCGCCCTGAGGCTCCATTTCCCCGACGAGGAGGAGCAGCTCAGGAACAGGAACCTGTTCATGCCCGCCTCGAACCTCATCTGTAGCGGGGTGCTCCGGTATTCACAGAGATACAGATGGAACGACATGAGCGAGGAGAACTTCCTCGGCATCACACTCGAGATGCCCCTCTCCATCAGCAGTCTCATACACGGGATCGATTCGGCCGGCTTGGGCACCGGGCACTCGAAGATCATCGAACCCGGCTGCACCCTCGAGGACCTGAACCTCCCTCCCGCCCTCGAAAGGGAGATACGCCACATCGCAGAGATCGAACTGGCGATGGGGGACCGGGATCTCGACGATCCCGACGAGGGGGATCCGCGTGTCGTCCTGTTCTACGGGCCTCCTGCAACGGGCAAGGACAAGGTGGCACAGGCCTTTGCATCTCTTCTCGGGAAGAAGCTCTACGCCATCAGCACCCCCGCCTACTTGGAGAACGAGATCGACTCCCGCGTGGACATAGAGAGAACCTTCCAGACGGCCCGCATCTTCGGTGCCGTTCCGTGGTTCAGCCGGTCCGAGGGACTGCTGGAGATGGAAGACTACTCCAGCATCGCCGACGACTTTGCAGACATCGTCGGTGAGTACGGCAGCACCGTCATAATGACCGCCAACGGAGCCCCCTCTCTCGGTCCTGTCGGACGCACGCTCACCTACATGGTCGAGATACCGCGCAGCGAACGCGGTGACCGGATCAGGATGATCGATTCCATGATCCCGGCCGGTATCCCAAGGGCAGACGACCTCGACCTCGGCAAGGTGGCCGACAGTTTCACCTCCTCCGGGCCGAAGCTCCGGAGATACGTGCGCCTCGCATGTCGGAAGGCTTCTCTTAGGCCCGAGGGAGAGCATATGCTGCGCACCTCCGACTTCCTGCCCGGCCTCGGCAGGGATGAGGGGAGGAAGGCAGCGAAGGCAGACGACCTGTCATACATTGCGGAGCCCCGCGCCCGGCTGGACGACGTGATCCTCGGGAAGTCCCAGAGAGAGACGGTGAAGCAGATCATCGAGTCGGTCGGGGTCTGGAGCAAGGTCTTCGACGAATGGGGTCTTGCCGAGAGGTATGCGACCGGCAGGGGGATCTCGGCCCTCTTCTGCGGGCCTAGCGGCACCGGCAAGACCCTCACCGCCGAAGCCATTGCCGGTGAGCTCGGTAAGCCCATCCGGGTAGTGCAGCTCTCGGGCATGATGGACAAGTACGTCGGTGAGAGCGAGAAGCACATCGTGGAGATCTTCCGAAACGCCTCCCGGAACGGTGAGGTCCTCGTGATCGACGAAGCCGACTCGCTCTTCGCGAGCCGCGTGGACTCCTCGACGCACAACAGCTACTACATCAACAGCCACATCAACACCCTGTTGAAGGAGATGGACGATTTCGAGGGGATACTCATCCTCACCACCAACTACGCCGTGAAGATGGACACCGCCTTCGAGCGCAGGATCAGGTGGAAGGTGGAGTTCCCGGCCCCCGACGCGGAAGCACGGGCCGCCATCTGGAGAAAGATGTTCCCCGAATCCGTGCCGCTCTCCCCGGACATCGACTTCGATGCCCTCGGACGGGAGTTCGAGCTGTCCGGTGGATCGATCAGGAGCGCCGCACTCAAAGCTCTCTTCATCATCGCATCGGAGGGTGTTCCGCTCTCGATGGAGCACCTGAGAGCAGCGATGACCAGCGAGAGGCTCGCGATGAAGGGCATCGAGAGCGGCAGGGAGATCGGATTCGGGAACCCGGCCTGA